Proteins encoded by one window of Candidatus Angelobacter sp.:
- a CDS encoding sugar phosphate isomerase/epimerase family protein yields the protein MNRRTFLQTATLATTSLAALSRTKAFGAAKPNWPIGCFNRPWTKWSYDEALDGIKAAGYKLTGLLTGQKGEAFTLSAATPEYLDGLKKRIAQRGLAVNMTVVRFKPDGALADNIADLRKQIENAARLELKFMLTFGVDKPEHYENFYRLMADAAAQTDKRGIRLVLKPHGGGSGASEEILRCLDKVAHANFKIWYDAGNIIYYTGKDPLAELEPIAKHVTGFCAKDCAAPKGEVMSQFGTGKVDFKAVFEKLKSVGFNGPIMVEGVKVGATAEETTANARANREFLEKALASVW from the coding sequence ATGAACCGCCGAACCTTTCTCCAAACCGCGACCTTGGCTACGACTTCGCTGGCCGCCCTCTCCCGGACCAAAGCCTTCGGAGCCGCGAAACCCAATTGGCCCATCGGCTGTTTCAATCGTCCGTGGACGAAATGGAGCTACGACGAAGCGCTCGATGGCATCAAGGCGGCGGGCTACAAACTCACCGGCTTGCTCACTGGCCAGAAAGGCGAAGCGTTTACTTTGTCCGCGGCCACACCGGAATACCTGGACGGTTTGAAGAAGCGCATCGCGCAACGCGGGCTGGCCGTGAACATGACAGTCGTCCGTTTCAAACCCGACGGAGCGCTCGCCGACAACATCGCCGACCTGCGCAAGCAGATCGAAAACGCCGCGCGGCTGGAATTGAAGTTCATGCTCACATTCGGCGTGGACAAACCGGAGCACTACGAGAATTTTTATCGACTCATGGCCGATGCCGCCGCGCAGACCGACAAGCGCGGCATCCGGCTCGTCCTCAAGCCGCACGGCGGCGGCAGCGGCGCGTCGGAGGAAATCCTGCGCTGCCTCGACAAAGTTGCGCACGCGAACTTCAAAATCTGGTACGACGCCGGCAACATCATCTACTACACCGGCAAGGACCCGCTGGCCGAGTTGGAACCGATCGCGAAACACGTCACCGGCTTTTGTGCGAAGGATTGTGCCGCGCCGAAGGGCGAAGTGATGTCGCAGTTCGGCACCGGCAAAGTGGATTTCAAAGCCGTGTTCGAGAAGCTGAAGAGCGTCGGCTTCAACGGCCCGATCATGGTCGAGGGAGTCAAGGTCGGCGCCACCGCCGAGGAGACGACCGCCAACGCGCGGGCGAACCGGGAGTTTTTGGAGAAGGCGCTCGCATCCGTGTGGTGA
- a CDS encoding formylglycine-generating enzyme family protein has protein sequence MKRINIVAFLVPVVLALFVGCEREPSTDVVKTSDQNSSAPNVRPKASADTTPAVTDSKSQMVQIAGGRFMMGDKDEADAPPHEVTVSSFLMDRHLVTQEQFQKIMGANPSRWKGEKNPVEQLRWSDAVRFCNKRSELEGLQPCYDLKTLQCNFDASGYRLPTEAEWEYACRAGATTAYFFGDSPTKAGDYAWFDKNSGGHPHPVGQKQPNPWGLYDIAGNVWEWCNDFYKVDYYQESPRENPRGPGEGQNKVLRGGAWRFSADNCRSGYRYNENPGQSDVCFGYDIYGFRCVRKAAGP, from the coding sequence ATGAAGCGCATTAACATTGTCGCCTTCCTCGTTCCAGTGGTCCTGGCGTTGTTCGTCGGGTGTGAACGCGAGCCTTCAACCGACGTCGTGAAAACGTCCGACCAGAATTCGAGCGCCCCCAACGTACGGCCGAAAGCGAGCGCAGACACGACTCCTGCGGTAACGGATTCCAAATCGCAGATGGTTCAGATTGCCGGCGGCAGGTTCATGATGGGTGACAAGGATGAGGCCGATGCGCCGCCGCATGAAGTCACCGTCAGTTCATTCCTGATGGACCGGCATCTCGTGACGCAGGAACAATTTCAGAAAATCATGGGCGCAAATCCTTCACGCTGGAAGGGAGAGAAGAATCCCGTGGAGCAGTTGCGCTGGTCGGACGCGGTGAGATTCTGCAACAAGCGCTCCGAGCTGGAGGGGCTTCAGCCCTGTTACGACTTGAAGACCTTGCAGTGCAACTTCGACGCGAGCGGTTACCGGCTCCCCACCGAGGCGGAATGGGAATACGCGTGCCGCGCCGGCGCCACGACCGCTTATTTCTTCGGCGACAGCCCGACCAAAGCGGGCGACTACGCGTGGTTCGACAAAAACTCCGGCGGACATCCGCACCCCGTCGGCCAGAAGCAGCCGAATCCGTGGGGACTTTACGACATCGCCGGCAACGTGTGGGAATGGTGCAACGACTTTTACAAGGTGGACTATTATCAGGAATCGCCGCGCGAGAATCCGCGCGGGCCGGGCGAAGGTCAGAACAAGGTGTTGCGCGGCGGCGCCTGGAGATTCAGCGCCGACAACTGCCGCTCCGGCTATCGTTACAACGAAAACCCCGGCCAGTCCGACGTCTGCTTCGGCTACGACATCTATGGCTTCCGGTGTGTGAGAAAGGCTGCCGGCCCGTAG